The following are from one region of the Apostichopus japonicus isolate 1M-3 chromosome 17, ASM3797524v1, whole genome shotgun sequence genome:
- the LOC139985128 gene encoding uncharacterized protein: MERLTVQDKKSILINSLKRRYKLQYDAIQPIPYIKDRLYCVDKVFVEGGTEIYIVEAATKEKEGPWVRVDSYKDIFTDPRMKAKRRIIEAEAGYGKSTVTLQLAYDWCNGVKDSPFKDVEILILLRLRQLNSKISIYQAIKLFLAPNDPRIKSSDIKNVIESCSSVKVLLDGYDEFPDRDGATGSDVGRIITRDLFRNIDVTLTTRYLPKKYDKSNTKYVRLVGFDEKARDQYIRKAVTGENEKSVANIKRALKENPILDDLCQVPLLFVMFSHMTHEKAHFQKFKSVTGFFRYMIKCFHSHMRNKSLDKHAKEHMIEHEKEHEELSKVAFEGLCGENKQLSWRKDGLCTRLGQGFCQHYIAVGILVEEEVSADTNEHTSTTDIQTRTDLRFYHQLFCEWFACFRLVEVVAATRNASELKNVLDKVDPFNLQYLYRFTCGISPAVGKRIIEYLKSRRDSAKFAILCILEQTGEVDGIKDTVRDLCSSQVEINGLLHSRLLQRSTIQLLEIGARYDVSFPISPIITKFTKYKVTRDQRRPQ, translated from the exons aTGGAGCGCCTTACAGTGCAAG ACAAGAAGTCCATACTCATCAATTCTCTGAAGAGAAGGTATAAACTACAATATGACGCAATCCAGCCCATACCGTACATCAAGGACAGACTATATTGTGTGGACAAGGTATTTGTTGAGGGCGGTACAGAGATATATATTGTTGAAGCAGCGACGAAGGAGAAAGAAGGACCATGGGTACGTGTGGACTCGTACAAAGATATCTTCACAGACCCTCGAATGAAAGCCAAACGGCGCATCATAGAAGCAGAAGCCGGGTATGGTAAGTCAACAGTGACCCTACAGCTCGCCTATGATTGGTGCAATGGTGTAAAGGATTCACCTTTTAAAGACGTAGAGATTCTAATTCTTCTCCGGTTGAGGCAGCTGAACAGCAAGATATCTATATATCAAGCAATTAAACTGTTCTTAGCACCAAACGATCCTCGGATCAAATCTTCTGATATTAAAAATGTCATTGAAAGTTGTTCTTCTGTCAAGGTACTCCTGGACGGGTATGATGAGTTTCCTGATAGGGACGGAGCTACCGGAAGTGACGTAGGACGTATCATTACGAGGGATCTATTTCGGAATATTGACGTCACGCTGACCACCAGATATCTTCCGaagaaatatgacaaatcaaacacaaaatatgttagGCTAGTTGGCTTTGACGAAAAAGCACGTGACCAGTACATTCGCAAGGCTGTAACTGGGGAAAACGAGAAAAGCGTTgctaatattaagcgcgctttGAAAGAAAACCCGATCCTGGATGACCTATGTCAAGTGCCtcttttatttgtaatgttCTCTCACATGACCCACGAAAAGgcacattttcagaaatttaagtCAGTTACCGGTTTCTTTCGCTACATGATTAAATGTTTCCATAGTCACATGAGAAACAAATCACTGGACAAACACGCAAAGGAACACATGATCGAACATGAAAAGGAACACGAAGAACTGAGTAAAGTAGCATTTGAAGGTCTCTGCGGTGAAAACAAACAGTTATCATGGCGTAAGGATGGACTCTGTACACGACTAGGTCAAGGGTTTTGTCAACATTATATTGCAGTTGGTATCTTGGTAGAGGAAGAAGTTTCTGCCGACACAAACGAACATACTTCTactacagacatacagacaaggACTGACTTAAGGTTCTACCAtcaactattctgtgaatggtttgCGTGTTTTAGACTGGTAGAAGTTGTAGCTGCTACAAGAAATGCATCTGAGCTGAAGAATGTTCTTGATAAAGTGGATCCATTTAATCTTCAGTACCTCTATCGATTCACCTGTGGGATTAGTCCAGCAGTTGGGAAGAGAAtaatagaatacttgaagagcAGGAGAGACAGTGCTAAGTTTGCCATCCTCTGcatcctggaacaaactggtgagGTAGATGGAATCAAGGACACCGTCAGGGATCTGTGTTCAAGTCAGGTGGAAATCAATGGACTCTTACACAGTAGACTACTACAGAGATCTACCATACAGCTACTGGAGATTGGTGCCAGATATGAC GTTTCGTTTCCAATATCACCGATCATAACGAAATTTACGAAATATAAGGTGACAAGGGATCAAAGAAGGCCACAATAA
- the LOC139985138 gene encoding uncharacterized protein encodes MFSHMTHEKAHFQKFKSVTGFFRYMIKCFHSHMRNKSLDKHAKEHMIEHEKEHEELSKVAFEGLCGENKQLSWRKDGLCTRLGQGFCQHYIAVGILVEEEVSADTNEHTSTTDIQTRTDLRFYHQLFCEWFACFRLVEVVAATRNASELKNVLDKVDPFNLQYLYRFTCGISPAVGKRIIEYLKSRRDSAKFAILCILEQTGEVDGIKDTVRDLCSSQVEINGLLHSRLLQRSTIQLLEIGARYDVSFPISPIITKFTKYKVTRDQRRPQ; translated from the exons atgttCTCTCACATGACCCACGAAAAGgcacattttcagaaatttaagtCAGTTACCGGTTTCTTTCGCTACATGATTAAATGTTTCCATAGTCACATGAGAAACAAATCACTGGACAAACACGCAAAGGAACACATGATCGAACATGAAAAGGAACACGAAGAACTGAGTAAAGTAGCATTTGAAGGTCTCTGCGGTGAAAACAAACAGTTATCATGGCGTAAGGATGGACTCTGTACACGACTAGGTCAAGGGTTTTGTCAACATTATATTGCAGTTGGTATCTTGGTAGAGGAAGAAGTTTCTGCCGACACAAACGAACATACTTCTactacagacatacagacaaggACTGACTTAAGGTTCTACCAtcaactattctgtgaatggtttgCGTGTTTTAGACTGGTAGAAGTTGTAGCTGCTACAAGAAATGCATCTGAGCTGAAGAATGTTCTTGATAAAGTGGATCCATTTAATCTTCAGTACCTCTATCGATTCACCTGTGGGATTAGTCCAGCAGTTGGGAAGAGAAtaatagaatacttgaagagcAGGAGAGACAGTGCTAAGTTTGCCATCCTCTGcatcctggaacaaactggtgagGTAGATGGAATCAAGGACACCGTCAGGGATCTGTGTTCAAGTCAGGTGGAAATCAATGGACTCTTACACAGTAGACTACTACAGAGATCTACCATACAGCTACTGGAGATTGGTGCCAGATATGAC GTTTCGTTTCCAATATCACCGATCATAACGAAATTTACGAAATATAAGGTGACAAGGGATCAAAGAAGGCCACAATAA